One genomic window of Niveibacterium sp. SC-1 includes the following:
- a CDS encoding TIM-barrel domain-containing protein, whose amino-acid sequence MSTQFGFGIHGARVQIRALAANIVCVSVEPEGHALADSLFVLPQADAPGVQSGSQPDSQADANGLRTSALRVGRVDGALQFADAEGAVFLTHAASAWSDAEEALQVSQRFGADPTHALYGLGQYPGGAWDWRGRELLLAQSNQAIVVPCLISTAGYGILWDSMALTRFASTGDAFRFETDCADGIRYYVVWGPDFDRIVAGFRQLTGTAPLFPRWAYGFWQSKERYIDRTELLDTARRFRALGFPIDALIQDWKYWGEKPWSCMEWDDAVFPEPEDMLRELHDELHLRLMTTIWPVVGEGCALYEELKAAGQVFEYPHWAKGHIYDAYSAQGRAIYWKHVKQGLIDKGVDALWMDGTEPEFVSTHDPMDGVRACYAQRDTAMGSWRRVLNGYSMMTARAVYEGQRAQDNGKRVNGSQPRGKRVFTLSRSGFAGQQRYAAASWSGDIAATWQVLREQVAAGLNFAAAGMPYWTTDIGAFFTTGLGARFPDGNRDPAYRELYVRWFQWGAFCPLFRSHGTNTPREPWHFGEPGDWAYDALLEAARLRYRLLPYIYSLAWGVTAQGGTPMRPLAMDFRDDPATYAIADQFMFGPAIMVCPVLDPMFHEPRREAEVVGTAFLRTPEGVPGLRWSGFVDADSETPVFEKHVDELNGSWAGGPPPGLPFANYKLRWEGELAVDEAGDYEFLLYGNDGRRLWLDDELLIDGWQAKGIQTYTGRRTLAAGTRLRLRVDHTHRHGSAQISLSWRRPGSSPKSELVPAERRVYLPKGCDWYDFYSGERHAGGQTLSVATPVARIPLFVRAGSLLPLGPVVTHSEAQLGRPIEVVVYPGADAEFALYEDAGDGYDYEQGEFTLTRLVWDDAAMRLTRHAVHGHARSPLHARRYDQGDPVVLRDVPGGSVQLG is encoded by the coding sequence ATGTCCACTCAATTCGGTTTCGGAATCCACGGTGCGCGTGTCCAGATCCGCGCGCTTGCCGCGAATATCGTCTGCGTCAGCGTAGAGCCGGAGGGGCATGCGCTCGCCGATTCGCTGTTTGTGCTGCCGCAAGCGGATGCGCCCGGTGTGCAGTCCGGCTCGCAGCCCGACTCGCAGGCCGACGCGAACGGCTTGCGGACCTCTGCGCTGCGCGTGGGGCGAGTGGACGGCGCCTTGCAGTTCGCCGATGCCGAGGGCGCGGTCTTCCTGACGCATGCCGCGAGCGCGTGGTCGGACGCAGAGGAGGCCCTGCAGGTCTCGCAGCGCTTTGGCGCGGACCCGACTCATGCGCTCTACGGTCTCGGCCAGTACCCCGGTGGCGCGTGGGACTGGCGGGGACGTGAGCTGTTGCTGGCGCAGTCGAACCAGGCGATCGTGGTGCCTTGCCTCATCTCGACAGCGGGCTACGGCATCCTGTGGGATTCGATGGCGCTGACGCGCTTCGCGAGCACGGGCGATGCTTTCCGCTTCGAGACCGACTGCGCCGATGGCATCCGCTACTACGTGGTGTGGGGGCCGGACTTCGACCGCATCGTCGCGGGCTTTCGCCAGCTCACCGGCACCGCGCCGCTGTTCCCGCGCTGGGCCTACGGCTTCTGGCAGTCGAAGGAGCGCTACATCGACCGCACCGAGCTGCTGGACACCGCACGGCGTTTCCGTGCCTTGGGTTTCCCGATCGACGCGCTGATCCAGGACTGGAAGTACTGGGGTGAGAAGCCCTGGAGCTGCATGGAGTGGGACGACGCGGTCTTCCCCGAGCCCGAGGACATGCTGCGCGAACTCCACGACGAACTTCACCTGCGCCTGATGACGACGATCTGGCCGGTGGTCGGCGAGGGCTGCGCGCTGTACGAAGAGCTCAAGGCGGCGGGCCAGGTGTTCGAGTATCCGCACTGGGCCAAAGGGCACATCTACGACGCCTATAGTGCCCAGGGCCGCGCGATCTACTGGAAGCATGTGAAGCAGGGGCTCATCGACAAGGGCGTCGATGCCTTGTGGATGGACGGCACCGAGCCGGAGTTCGTCTCCACCCACGACCCCATGGACGGCGTGCGCGCCTGCTACGCCCAGCGTGACACCGCGATGGGCAGTTGGCGGCGCGTGCTCAATGGTTATTCGATGATGACCGCGCGTGCGGTCTACGAAGGCCAGCGCGCCCAGGACAATGGCAAGCGGGTCAATGGGAGCCAGCCCAGGGGCAAGCGCGTGTTCACGCTCTCCCGCTCCGGCTTCGCAGGCCAGCAGCGCTATGCCGCCGCGAGTTGGTCCGGCGACATCGCGGCGACCTGGCAGGTGCTGCGCGAGCAGGTCGCCGCGGGACTGAATTTCGCCGCGGCCGGCATGCCGTACTGGACCACCGACATCGGCGCTTTCTTCACTACCGGACTGGGCGCGCGCTTCCCCGACGGCAACCGCGACCCGGCCTACCGAGAGCTCTATGTACGCTGGTTCCAGTGGGGCGCCTTCTGTCCGCTGTTCCGCTCGCACGGCACCAATACCCCGCGCGAGCCCTGGCACTTTGGCGAGCCCGGCGACTGGGCCTATGACGCGCTGCTGGAAGCCGCACGACTGCGCTACCGGCTGCTGCCTTATATCTATTCACTGGCGTGGGGCGTGACGGCTCAGGGAGGCACCCCGATGCGTCCGCTCGCGATGGACTTCCGCGACGACCCCGCCACGTACGCCATCGCGGACCAGTTCATGTTCGGCCCCGCGATCATGGTCTGCCCGGTACTCGATCCGATGTTCCATGAGCCGCGGCGTGAGGCCGAGGTCGTCGGCACCGCCTTCCTGCGCACGCCGGAAGGCGTGCCGGGCCTGCGATGGAGTGGGTTTGTCGACGCCGATTCCGAAACGCCCGTGTTCGAAAAGCACGTCGACGAACTCAATGGCAGTTGGGCCGGTGGTCCGCCGCCGGGGCTGCCGTTCGCCAACTACAAGCTGCGCTGGGAGGGCGAGCTCGCCGTGGACGAAGCTGGCGACTACGAGTTCCTGCTCTACGGCAACGACGGCCGCCGCCTGTGGCTGGACGACGAACTTCTCATCGACGGCTGGCAGGCGAAAGGCATCCAGACCTATACCGGGCGTCGCACGCTTGCCGCGGGCACGCGTTTGCGGCTGCGCGTGGACCATACGCATCGCCACGGGTCCGCGCAGATCAGTCTCTCGTGGCGCCGCCCCGGTTCGTCGCCCAAGTCCGAACTCGTGCCGGCGGAACGCCGCGTGTATTTGCCCAAGGGCTGTGACTGGTACGACTTCTACAGCGGCGAGCGCCACGCCGGGGGCCAGACCCTGAGCGTCGCGACACCTGTGGCGCGCATCCCGCTGTTCGTGCGCGCCGGGAGCCTCTTGCCGCTGGGGCCCGTGGTCACGCACAGCGAGGCGCAGCTAGGCCGTCCGATCGAAGTCGTCGTGTATCCCGGTGCGGATGCCGAGTTCGCCTTGTATGAGGACGCGGGCGATGGCTACGACTACGAGCAGGGCGAATTCACCCTGACCCGCCTCGTGTGGGACGACGCCGCGATGCGTCTGACGCGGCACGCCGTCCACGGCCACGCCCGGTCGCCGCTGCACGCTCGACGCTACGACCAGGGCGATCCGGTCGTGCTGCGCGACGTGCCCGGGGGCTCAGTCCAACTGGGCTGA
- a CDS encoding type I restriction endonuclease, with the protein MDFIDQLRVLSNRIANTKAMVQTEEATKNAMVMPFIQALGYNVFDPLEVTPELVSDIGTKKGEKVDYAILRNDKPIMLFECKKCGGDLSINHASQLFRYFHVTEARFGVLTNGLVYRFFTDLEQPNKMDEKPFFEFNILDFKERDVEELKKFAKSAFDLDAILTTANDLKYTRAIQTKLGELMANPSEEFVRLLSSGLIGARKFTPAIRDQFTGISRRAFEQFIGERINERLKGAMSPESVSVSGKLAATPAEEVSVSDPTIVTTGEEIEGFHTVRAIVRELVPTRRVFMRDAQSYCAILLDDNNRKPICRLRFNNAQKLRLGFFNAQREEEQVVLGSVDDIYNFAEQLRATVASYAANADS; encoded by the coding sequence ATGGACTTTATTGACCAGTTACGCGTGCTGTCAAACAGGATCGCCAACACCAAGGCGATGGTTCAGACGGAGGAGGCAACCAAGAATGCGATGGTCATGCCCTTCATCCAGGCTCTTGGATACAACGTCTTTGACCCCTTGGAAGTAACGCCTGAACTTGTTTCTGATATCGGCACTAAGAAGGGCGAGAAAGTTGATTACGCCATCTTGCGCAATGACAAGCCGATCATGCTCTTCGAGTGCAAAAAGTGCGGCGGAGACCTCAGCATCAATCATGCGAGCCAGCTCTTTAGGTACTTTCATGTCACTGAAGCGAGATTCGGAGTTCTCACAAATGGGCTTGTCTACCGATTCTTCACCGACTTGGAGCAGCCCAACAAGATGGATGAGAAACCCTTCTTTGAGTTCAATATTCTTGATTTCAAAGAGAGGGATGTGGAGGAGTTGAAGAAGTTCGCCAAGTCGGCCTTCGATCTCGATGCGATTCTGACAACGGCAAATGATCTGAAGTACACGCGGGCCATCCAGACGAAGTTGGGCGAATTAATGGCAAACCCCTCAGAAGAGTTCGTGCGACTTCTTTCCTCAGGTCTTATCGGTGCCAGGAAGTTCACGCCGGCTATTCGAGACCAATTCACAGGCATCAGTAGACGAGCGTTCGAACAGTTTATTGGCGAACGGATCAACGAAAGATTGAAGGGGGCCATGTCTCCTGAATCAGTATCGGTCTCAGGGAAACTAGCCGCCACGCCGGCGGAGGAAGTGTCCGTGAGTGATCCGACCATCGTTACTACCGGGGAGGAGATTGAGGGCTTTCATACTGTCCGCGCGATTGTTCGGGAGCTTGTCCCCACTAGGCGCGTTTTCATGCGTGACGCACAAAGCTACTGCGCCATTCTTCTTGATGACAACAATCGAAAGCCGATCTGTCGGCTACGCTTCAACAACGCGCAGAAGCTCAGGTTGGGGTTCTTCAACGCGCAAAGGGAGGAGGAGCAGGTGGTGCTGGGATCCGTGGACGACATCTACAACTTCGCGGAGCAGCTTCGCGCGACGGTGGCTTCCTATGCGGCCAATGCAGACTCCTGA
- a CDS encoding AAA family ATPase, whose amino-acid sequence MKWFAQLFSRYRTWFIGLSPRMRYWVLAGAVAVVAASAALTVHLIPEPAKPAATTATSSSRTLAHSALPADAPVTALIAARGKLASLLVSEGDASFDITARFTDGSQREFKGVTVFAYRTLQEMLAEDIRAGTLKLELRSANGDSHWNTREVVDMTAKILSVLAVVAVIFILVFHSKMVDGRMRAAELIKPEANDDRFDALIGLEDVKAEVMQLKAMYEDSDRYRSYGIDKPFNVLFSGPAGVGKTRLAGALARELGLPLLHASGSNLESGFVGGGSRALKSIHKMAKKHKRAVVFLDEAQVLLVKRGQHTGHSKYADDTANTLLSILDGVSRTEDRGIIWIVASNFDDQNIQVDDAVMRRFPLKVNFRLPNRDERERILKHYLDKRAARVVPELDTGHVAEVTAGLAPALLETLVERASLIAIQEECQIDEAVLMQAFERVAVGLTDRKTTENQSEARKVIAVHELGHFFVTLNEAMKKAKTVSELKKQLPVIKISTEAVSKGNALGFVLMRQKDSPLATRNELEGKVRGLYGGVAAEEVFFGQDEITTGAYDDIRKATDLMQKMVVELAMYSSSKVNIAMLNKEDTVASTAEIKALAERLFADARAVIETHKAAIAELSEELVRRYTFTIDEILDRLLAMGVVEADAAETCAV is encoded by the coding sequence ATGAAGTGGTTTGCGCAGTTGTTTTCCCGATACCGCACCTGGTTCATCGGGCTGTCTCCCCGGATGCGTTATTGGGTACTGGCCGGCGCCGTGGCGGTGGTCGCCGCAAGCGCGGCCCTGACCGTGCATCTGATACCGGAACCGGCCAAGCCTGCCGCTACGACGGCAACGTCTTCCAGCCGCACGCTGGCGCATAGCGCCCTGCCGGCGGATGCCCCGGTCACCGCGCTTATCGCCGCGCGCGGGAAACTCGCGAGCCTGCTGGTGAGCGAGGGCGACGCCAGTTTCGACATCACCGCCCGCTTTACCGACGGCTCCCAGCGTGAGTTCAAGGGCGTCACCGTCTTTGCCTACCGCACCCTGCAGGAGATGCTCGCGGAGGACATCCGCGCCGGCACCCTCAAGCTCGAACTGCGGTCGGCCAACGGCGACAGCCACTGGAACACCCGCGAGGTGGTGGATATGACCGCCAAGATCCTCAGCGTGCTCGCCGTGGTCGCGGTGATCTTCATCCTCGTCTTCCATTCGAAGATGGTCGATGGCCGCATGCGCGCCGCCGAGCTGATCAAGCCCGAAGCCAACGACGACCGCTTCGACGCGCTCATCGGGCTCGAAGACGTCAAGGCCGAAGTCATGCAGCTCAAGGCCATGTACGAGGACTCGGATCGCTATCGCAGCTACGGCATCGACAAGCCTTTCAACGTGCTCTTCAGCGGCCCCGCGGGCGTGGGCAAGACGCGTCTCGCCGGCGCACTGGCGCGCGAACTGGGCCTGCCGCTGCTGCATGCGAGCGGCTCCAACCTCGAGTCCGGTTTCGTCGGCGGCGGCTCGCGCGCGCTCAAGTCCATCCACAAGATGGCCAAGAAGCACAAGCGCGCAGTGGTCTTCCTCGACGAGGCGCAGGTGCTGCTGGTCAAGCGCGGCCAGCACACCGGTCACTCCAAGTACGCCGACGACACCGCCAACACGCTGCTCTCCATCCTCGACGGCGTGAGCCGCACCGAAGACCGCGGCATCATCTGGATCGTCGCCTCCAACTTCGACGACCAGAACATCCAGGTCGACGACGCGGTGATGCGCCGCTTCCCGCTCAAGGTGAACTTCCGCCTGCCCAACCGCGATGAGCGCGAACGCATCCTCAAGCACTACCTCGACAAGCGCGCCGCCCGCGTCGTGCCGGAACTCGATACCGGCCACGTCGCCGAAGTCACCGCCGGCCTCGCGCCCGCGCTGCTCGAAACCCTGGTCGAACGCGCCAGCCTCATCGCCATCCAGGAAGAGTGCCAGATCGACGAAGCCGTGCTGATGCAGGCCTTCGAACGCGTCGCCGTCGGCCTCACCGACCGCAAGACCACCGAGAACCAGTCCGAAGCCCGCAAGGTCATCGCGGTGCACGAACTCGGCCACTTCTTCGTCACGCTCAACGAAGCGATGAAGAAGGCCAAGACCGTGAGCGAACTCAAGAAGCAACTCCCGGTGATCAAGATTTCCACCGAAGCGGTTTCGAAGGGCAACGCGCTCGGTTTCGTGCTCATGCGCCAGAAGGATTCCCCGCTCGCCACCCGTAACGAACTCGAAGGCAAGGTGCGCGGCCTCTATGGCGGTGTCGCCGCGGAAGAAGTCTTCTTCGGCCAGGACGAAATCACCACCGGCGCCTACGACGACATCCGCAAAGCCACCGACCTCATGCAGAAGATGGTCGTGGAACTCGCGATGTATTCCTCCAGCAAGGTGAATATCGCCATGCTCAACAAGGAAGACACCGTCGCCAGTACTGCGGAAATCAAGGCGCTGGCTGAACGGCTGTTTGCGGACGCGCGTGCCGTGATCGAAACCCACAAGGCGGCGATCGCCGAATTGTCGGAAGAGCTCGTGCGGCGCTATACGTTCACGATTGACGAGATTCTGGATCGCTTGCTGGCGATGGGGGTTGTGGAGGCGGATGCGGCCGAAACGTGTGCAGTCTGA
- the gcvA gene encoding transcriptional regulator GcvA, protein MEAPARLPPLSALRAFEAAARLGSFSLAATELFVTHGAVSHQIRGLEAQLGFPLFVREGRGVRLTPAGQELAERTNAAFCEIGRTVAMLRQRANPRRLTVTTMPSFAARWLAPRIGQFIEQHPDVELNIITTNAILDFARDGVDIAVRFGLGQCPPDETATRLLEDELMVVASPALLAGRTPGSPRELKAFPLLRADGEYWKPWFARVGLDWEEPTTGLFFSDSSLILQAAVEGRGVALTRRRLCEREVAAGRLVQLFAETLASARAYWFVHPAEGVLTPLAQRFRDWIFAEAAAADPVTADPTDGIAMDAGRW, encoded by the coding sequence ATGGAAGCGCCAGCCCGACTCCCGCCCCTGAGCGCCTTGCGCGCCTTCGAAGCCGCCGCGCGCCTGGGCAGCTTCAGCCTTGCCGCCACGGAACTCTTCGTCACGCACGGCGCGGTGAGTCACCAGATCCGCGGGCTGGAGGCGCAGCTGGGCTTCCCGCTCTTCGTCCGCGAGGGGCGGGGCGTGCGGCTCACGCCGGCGGGGCAGGAACTGGCCGAACGCACCAATGCGGCCTTCTGCGAGATCGGACGCACCGTTGCGATGCTTCGCCAACGGGCCAATCCGCGGCGGCTCACCGTCACCACCATGCCGTCCTTCGCGGCCCGCTGGCTCGCGCCGCGCATCGGCCAGTTCATCGAGCAGCATCCGGATGTCGAGCTCAACATCATCACGACCAATGCGATCCTGGATTTCGCGCGCGACGGCGTGGACATCGCCGTCCGCTTCGGCCTTGGCCAGTGCCCGCCCGACGAGACGGCCACCCGCCTGCTGGAAGACGAGCTGATGGTCGTCGCCAGCCCGGCCTTGCTCGCCGGCCGCACGCCCGGCTCGCCGCGCGAACTCAAGGCCTTCCCGCTCCTGCGTGCCGACGGCGAATACTGGAAACCCTGGTTCGCCCGCGTAGGTCTGGACTGGGAAGAGCCGACGACGGGGCTCTTCTTCAGTGATTCCAGCCTGATCCTGCAGGCCGCGGTGGAGGGCCGCGGTGTCGCGCTGACCCGACGCCGCCTGTGCGAGCGCGAGGTCGCGGCCGGTCGCTTGGTCCAGCTCTTCGCGGAGACCCTGGCGAGTGCGCGCGCCTACTGGTTCGTGCATCCGGCCGAAGGCGTGCTCACGCCGCTGGCGCAGCGTTTCCGCGACTGGATCTTCGCCGAGGCGGCGGCCGCCGATCCGGTGACCGCCGACCCGACAGACGGCATCGCGATGGACGCAGGCCGCTGGTAG